Proteins encoded by one window of Streptomyces clavuligerus:
- a CDS encoding DUF445 domain-containing protein, with protein MKRTDQTDGAGGAGGPDGPDRADRAADRGGAGDSPEGTGTGGARRRTGLPSFAYTEADAAKQRGVRRMKLFATGLLIGVAVVFALATWAKNAGAGPWAGYVAAAAEAGMVGALADWFAVTALFRHPLGLPIPHTAIIPNKKDQLGASLGTFVGENFLSEEVVRARLGALGIGGRLGAWLAEPAHADRVTAELATALRGALTVLRDSDVQAVVGEAITRRAESAEIAPGLGKTLDKVVADGAHRRAVDLICARAHDWLVTHAVSVMDAVEGGAPGWTPRFVDRKVGERVYRELLRFVTEMRDMPEHPARGAIDRFLADFASDLQSDTETRARVERMKSDLLSREEVQDVIASAWSSVRAMILSAAEDDRSELRLRARASLLSLGARLATDERLQRKVDGWVEDAAVYVVTTYRGEITSLISETIAGWDAEHTSRKIEAHIGRDLQFIRINGTVVGALAGLLIYTVARAFGG; from the coding sequence ATGAAACGCACAGATCAGACGGACGGCGCGGGCGGCGCGGGCGGGCCGGACGGGCCGGATCGCGCGGATCGTGCCGCGGACCGGGGCGGCGCCGGGGACTCCCCCGAGGGCACGGGGACCGGCGGGGCGCGGCGGCGGACGGGTCTGCCCTCGTTCGCGTACACCGAGGCGGACGCGGCCAAGCAGCGCGGCGTCCGCCGGATGAAGCTCTTCGCGACCGGGCTGCTGATCGGCGTCGCCGTGGTCTTCGCCCTCGCGACCTGGGCGAAGAACGCGGGCGCCGGGCCCTGGGCCGGGTATGTGGCGGCGGCGGCCGAGGCGGGCATGGTCGGCGCGCTGGCCGACTGGTTCGCGGTGACGGCGCTCTTCCGGCACCCGCTGGGCCTGCCGATCCCGCACACGGCGATCATCCCGAACAAGAAGGACCAGCTCGGCGCCTCGCTGGGCACCTTCGTCGGGGAGAACTTCCTCTCCGAGGAGGTGGTGCGCGCCCGGCTGGGGGCGCTGGGCATCGGCGGCCGGCTGGGCGCCTGGCTCGCCGAGCCCGCCCACGCCGACCGGGTCACCGCCGAGCTGGCGACCGCGCTGCGCGGGGCGCTCACGGTGCTGCGGGACTCCGATGTCCAGGCCGTCGTCGGCGAGGCCATCACCCGGCGCGCGGAGAGCGCGGAGATCGCGCCCGGCCTCGGCAAGACCCTGGACAAGGTGGTCGCCGACGGGGCGCACCGCCGGGCGGTCGATCTGATCTGCGCCCGCGCCCATGACTGGCTGGTCACCCATGCGGTGTCGGTGATGGACGCGGTGGAGGGCGGCGCGCCGGGCTGGACGCCGCGGTTCGTCGACCGGAAGGTGGGCGAACGGGTCTACCGCGAGCTGCTGCGTTTCGTCACGGAGATGCGGGACATGCCGGAGCATCCGGCGCGCGGCGCGATCGACCGTTTCCTGGCGGACTTCGCGTCCGACCTCCAGTCGGACACGGAGACCAGGGCGCGGGTGGAGCGCATGAAGTCGGATCTGCTCTCCCGCGAGGAGGTGCAGGACGTGATCGCCTCGGCGTGGTCCTCGGTCCGCGCCATGATCCTCTCGGCGGCGGAGGACGACCGCAGCGAGCTGCGGCTGCGGGCCCGGGCCTCGCTGCTCTCCCTGGGCGCCCGGCTGGCCACCGACGAGCGGCTCCAGCGGAAGGTGGACGGCTGGGTGGAGGACGCCGCGGTGTATGTGGTCACCACCTATCGCGGCGAGATCACCTCGTTGATCTCGGAGACGATCGCGGGCTGGGACGCGGAGCACACCTCGCGGAAGATCGAGGCGCACATCGGCCGGGATCTCCAGTTCATCCGGATCAACGGCACGGTGGTGGGCGCGCTGGCGGGACTGCTGATCTACACGGTGGCGCGGGCGTTCGGGGGCTGA
- a CDS encoding SEC-C domain-containing protein: MRPDTPADHISEAERLLRTATQYPEDGEPLLLQAAAHLELAGDRERASTLYDRLLASAPERPFLVKALQAANLWEFGHEAEARALITGIRSAAPADPAPWEIVAETLEAHDELDASHECFTAAVTLLLPPGDEEVPYEVQPLLTGRHRVRRLLGHAHDGWDGLADRLHSAQSAIPLDELHDPKRLWALGSDNPAELRAEIARLRSELGSYRSALSRPFPVAVLHWPEPELTELLAAHPELESEYPTHAAHLTDIEASLRDLASTGTANLGIVTAAVPSYEAFAASEGSSPADADLLPQFTTTLAARGHAVAWPPHRTAPCWCGSGTGYRECHGGADF; the protein is encoded by the coding sequence ATGCGCCCCGACACGCCTGCCGACCACATCTCCGAAGCCGAGCGTCTGCTGCGCACCGCGACGCAGTACCCGGAGGACGGAGAGCCACTGCTGCTCCAGGCCGCGGCCCATCTCGAACTGGCCGGTGACCGCGAACGCGCCTCCACCCTCTACGACCGGCTGCTGGCCTCCGCTCCCGAACGCCCCTTCCTGGTGAAGGCCCTCCAGGCGGCGAACCTCTGGGAGTTCGGCCACGAGGCCGAGGCCCGCGCCCTGATCACCGGCATCCGCTCGGCGGCCCCGGCGGACCCCGCGCCCTGGGAGATCGTCGCGGAGACGCTGGAGGCCCATGACGAGCTGGACGCCTCCCACGAGTGCTTCACCGCCGCCGTCACCCTGCTGCTGCCGCCGGGGGACGAGGAGGTCCCGTACGAGGTGCAGCCCCTGCTCACCGGCCGGCACCGGGTCCGCCGGCTGCTCGGCCACGCCCACGACGGCTGGGACGGCCTGGCCGACCGGCTCCACTCCGCCCAGTCGGCCATCCCGCTGGACGAGCTGCACGATCCCAAGCGCCTGTGGGCCCTCGGCTCCGACAACCCGGCCGAACTCCGCGCCGAGATCGCCCGCCTCCGCTCCGAACTGGGCTCCTACCGCTCGGCCCTCTCCCGCCCCTTCCCGGTCGCGGTCCTCCACTGGCCCGAGCCCGAGCTGACCGAACTCCTCGCCGCCCACCCGGAACTCGAATCCGAGTACCCGACCCACGCGGCCCACCTCACCGACATCGAAGCATCCCTCCGCGACCTGGCCTCGACCGGCACGGCCAACCTCGGCATCGTCACCGCGGCGGTCCCGTCCTACGAGGCCTTCGCCGCCTCCGAGGGCTCCTCCCCCGCCGACGCCGACCTCCTCCCCCAATTCACCACCACCCTCGCCGCCCGGGGCCACGCGGTGGCGTGGCCACCGCACAGGACCGCGCCGTGCTGGTGCGGGTCGGGGACGGGGTACCGGGAGTGCCACGGGGGCGCCGACTTCTGA
- a CDS encoding DUF3427 domain-containing protein, with product MTDSAQERQPEIGLYERLITLRLEQQLASLSSQDGLRVIDGVVGQEASPQAIARHVAHTTQQILGQLPPEERVDAANHILESMSSIQGAQELIDLIAKGPRQLLAIAKQEAPGAYSLRPATPLSETALITNSSGDTSLGSELRTELATADRVDLLCAFVKWHGLRVIEQALTAANARNVPIRVISTTYMGATEQRALDRLVQDFGAEVKINYEVRSTRLHAKAWLFRRRSGCDTAYVGSSNLSKAALLDGIEWNVRLSSIAAPDAMRKVEATFDSYWNDSAFESYDPIRDGDRLSKALDLASRDNENSSERSTSPSGPDIRPYPHQRDMLERLEVERTVHDRHRNLLVAATGTGKTVMAALDYKALRQQHGPDLTLLFVAHRQEILTQSLKTYQDVLVEADFGEEMHSGIRPTKGQHIFASVQSLNAQPLDRFAPDYFDVIVIDEFHHGVSPTYRKIIDHFTPKELLGLTATPERMDGQNVQDEFFEGRIAAEMRLWEALDNELLSPFHYFGIADSTDMRSITWKRGTYDPSELSNLFTGNKARARLIQQAVRDKVVNPDTMRALGFCVSVQHAHYMAEEFRRNNLNAVALSGESSNSDRRKALDDLKSGAVQIIFSVDLFNEGLDIPDVDTVLMLRPTSSATIFLQQLGRGLRRSEGKPFLTVLDFIGNHRKEFRFEEQYRALTNLTRNRLISEIEHDFPQLPSGCKIILEPKAKERIIENIRSQISVNVTQLAREVAQYGDPRLAEYLEKSSRGIREIYRGSGNSWTGLLRRSKLLTSPTPDGETDLLKRVPAFLHVDDPERISTYTKIVSDDAPPYEELSKREQGYARMLAFTLWPLGGFATYTEAMDRLRPQTAFRHEVQQVLAHALHQIDHVPLSLPSALAHLPLTVHASYSREEMLPALGQSSIGGLMPGHFREGVKWCENIQTDALFVTLEKDEKDFSPQTRYRDYALTELQFHWESQNQTSETSPTGVRYQEHQKAGSHVLLFVRRFKKTDIGGPQPWLLLGPARYVRHTGSNPMAIVWELMQKIPADVCSYSRIAS from the coding sequence ATGACAGACTCCGCCCAGGAACGTCAGCCGGAAATCGGGCTCTACGAGCGGCTGATCACCTTGCGCCTTGAACAGCAGCTCGCGTCTCTTAGCTCGCAGGATGGCTTGCGCGTCATCGACGGCGTCGTGGGGCAGGAGGCATCGCCCCAGGCCATCGCGCGCCACGTCGCGCACACAACGCAGCAGATTCTGGGGCAACTTCCCCCGGAAGAGCGCGTCGATGCGGCCAACCACATCCTGGAGTCGATGAGCAGCATCCAGGGGGCACAGGAGTTGATCGACCTCATCGCCAAGGGGCCTCGTCAACTGCTCGCCATCGCCAAGCAGGAGGCGCCCGGAGCCTACTCCCTACGACCTGCAACGCCTCTGTCGGAGACTGCCCTCATCACCAACTCCTCTGGGGACACCAGTCTGGGGTCTGAGCTGCGCACCGAACTCGCGACAGCCGACCGTGTCGATCTACTCTGCGCCTTCGTCAAATGGCATGGGCTGCGCGTGATCGAGCAAGCTCTAACAGCAGCAAACGCCCGGAATGTTCCCATCCGAGTCATTTCCACTACCTATATGGGTGCCACCGAGCAACGCGCGCTCGATAGGCTGGTTCAAGACTTCGGGGCCGAGGTGAAAATCAACTATGAAGTTCGATCGACGCGCCTCCATGCCAAAGCATGGCTCTTTCGGCGCCGCAGTGGCTGTGACACAGCTTATGTGGGCAGTTCCAACCTCTCCAAAGCCGCTCTCCTCGATGGCATCGAGTGGAACGTCCGCCTCTCGTCGATCGCAGCCCCTGACGCGATGCGAAAGGTTGAGGCAACCTTTGACTCGTATTGGAATGACTCAGCATTCGAGTCATACGACCCCATCCGGGATGGCGACCGCCTCTCGAAGGCACTAGATCTCGCTAGCCGCGATAACGAGAACTCATCGGAGCGCAGCACCTCACCGTCCGGGCCGGATATTCGCCCCTATCCTCATCAGCGTGACATGCTGGAGCGGCTTGAGGTAGAGCGCACCGTTCACGACCGTCATCGCAATCTGCTCGTCGCGGCAACAGGCACTGGCAAGACCGTGATGGCGGCTCTCGACTACAAGGCTCTGCGCCAGCAGCATGGACCGGATCTCACTCTGCTGTTTGTCGCTCATCGTCAAGAAATCCTGACGCAATCCCTCAAGACCTATCAGGATGTATTGGTTGAGGCAGACTTCGGCGAGGAGATGCATAGCGGTATCCGCCCAACGAAGGGCCAACATATATTCGCCAGCGTCCAGAGCCTCAATGCTCAGCCGCTAGACCGTTTCGCGCCTGATTACTTTGATGTCATTGTTATCGACGAGTTTCATCACGGCGTCTCACCTACCTATCGCAAGATCATAGATCACTTCACCCCGAAAGAACTTCTGGGCCTAACCGCCACACCCGAACGCATGGATGGGCAGAACGTTCAGGACGAGTTCTTCGAGGGGCGAATAGCGGCTGAAATGCGGCTGTGGGAAGCACTAGATAATGAGCTCCTCAGCCCTTTCCACTATTTTGGAATCGCCGACAGTACCGACATGAGATCCATCACTTGGAAACGAGGAACATACGATCCATCAGAGCTGAGCAACCTCTTCACTGGAAACAAGGCCAGAGCTCGCCTCATCCAACAGGCCGTACGGGATAAAGTGGTTAACCCAGACACTATGCGTGCTCTCGGATTCTGCGTCTCGGTACAGCATGCTCACTATATGGCCGAGGAATTCCGTCGCAACAACCTTAACGCTGTAGCGCTCTCCGGAGAGTCATCGAACTCCGATCGACGTAAAGCTCTCGACGATCTCAAGTCAGGTGCAGTGCAGATCATCTTCTCGGTCGATCTGTTCAATGAGGGCCTGGATATACCGGACGTCGACACCGTGCTCATGCTCCGCCCAACGTCGAGCGCAACGATTTTCCTTCAGCAACTCGGGCGCGGGCTGAGGCGAAGCGAAGGCAAGCCCTTCCTCACCGTTCTGGACTTCATTGGCAACCATCGGAAAGAGTTCCGATTTGAAGAGCAGTACCGCGCCCTCACCAATCTGACCCGCAATCGCCTGATCTCCGAAATCGAACACGACTTCCCCCAGCTACCTTCAGGCTGCAAGATCATCCTTGAACCCAAGGCCAAAGAAAGGATCATCGAGAATATACGCAGCCAGATCAGCGTCAATGTCACACAGCTAGCCCGAGAGGTAGCCCAGTACGGCGATCCGCGACTTGCGGAGTACCTGGAGAAGAGCAGTCGCGGCATCAGGGAAATCTATCGCGGCAGCGGAAATTCCTGGACGGGACTCTTGCGCCGAAGCAAGCTGCTCACATCCCCCACACCAGACGGCGAGACCGATCTCCTTAAGCGAGTACCGGCTTTCCTTCACGTGGACGACCCCGAGCGAATATCCACATACACCAAGATCGTCTCCGACGATGCCCCTCCATATGAAGAACTCTCGAAGCGGGAGCAAGGCTATGCTCGCATGCTCGCCTTCACCCTCTGGCCACTCGGTGGGTTTGCCACTTATACAGAGGCCATGGACAGGCTCCGTCCGCAAACCGCCTTCCGCCATGAAGTCCAACAGGTCCTGGCCCACGCCCTCCATCAGATTGACCACGTCCCCCTCTCCCTACCGAGCGCCCTCGCCCATCTCCCACTGACTGTGCACGCCTCATACAGCCGCGAAGAGATGCTTCCGGCCCTGGGGCAGTCTTCTATTGGCGGCCTCATGCCTGGCCACTTCCGCGAGGGAGTAAAGTGGTGTGAGAATATTCAGACAGATGCCTTGTTCGTCACCTTGGAGAAAGACGAGAAAGACTTCTCGCCGCAAACCCGCTATCGCGACTATGCCCTGACTGAGCTCCAATTTCATTGGGAGTCACAGAACCAAACATCTGAGACCTCACCTACAGGAGTTCGCTATCAGGAACACCAGAAAGCCGGGTCCCATGTGCTGCTCTTTGTTCGCCGGTTCAAAAAAACCGACATCGGCGGACCCCAGCCTTGGCTCCTTCTCGGCCCTGCTCGCTATGTAAGGCACACTGGCAGCAATCCGATGGCCATTGTCTGGGAACTGATGCAAAAAATCCCGGCAGACGTCTGCTCATACTCGCGCATCGCCAGCTAG
- a CDS encoding DUF6412 domain-containing protein, with protein MEPKPLARALKPAVLALLIALELLLLDGSGLTALLALTATATATTAAAATALLVCAVISARCVPVVPRARVRTAIRDREQRTAFLPQRDPDARGRTRPRAPGRPLPTAA; from the coding sequence ATGGAGCCGAAGCCGCTCGCTCGCGCGCTCAAGCCCGCCGTCCTCGCCCTGCTGATCGCGCTGGAGCTGCTGCTCCTCGACGGCAGCGGTCTCACCGCCCTCCTCGCGCTGACCGCGACCGCGACCGCCACCACGGCCGCCGCCGCGACCGCGCTCCTCGTCTGTGCCGTCATCAGCGCCCGCTGTGTGCCCGTGGTGCCCCGCGCCCGGGTCCGGACGGCCATCCGCGACCGTGAGCAACGCACCGCGTTCCTGCCGCAGCGCGACCCCGACGCCCGGGGCCGCACCCGCCCGCGCGCGCCCGGCCGCCCTCTTCCGACGGCCGCGTAG
- a CDS encoding Gfo/Idh/MocA family oxidoreductase — translation MTGTGTATGTRRALRVALVGYGTAGAVFHAPLIAATEDLALDTVVTANPERRERAAEEFPGVRFAARLEEVWERRDAVDLVVLASPNRTHVPLATAALRAGLPVVVDKPIAATAAEARALAALAAERGLMLSVFQNRRWDGDFLTLRRLLAEGVLGDVHRFESRFERWRPRLKGGWRESGDPREIGGLLYDLGSHLVDQALTLFGPVVRVYAEADVRRSGAEADDDTFIALTHAGGVRSHLYLSATAAQLGPRFRVLGSSAGFVKYGLDPQEAALRAGARPVAGEPWGVEEESYWGGLGAGESPLTGGGGPVETVPGDYPAYYAAVARSLREGTPPPVTAEEAAAALDVLEAARRSAEAGVTVAVPVA, via the coding sequence ATGACTGGCACTGGCACGGCTACCGGCACCCGCCGCGCGCTGCGGGTCGCGCTCGTCGGCTACGGCACGGCGGGGGCCGTCTTCCACGCCCCGCTGATCGCGGCCACGGAGGATCTCGCGCTCGACACCGTCGTGACCGCGAACCCGGAGCGGCGGGAGCGGGCGGCCGAGGAGTTCCCGGGGGTGCGGTTCGCCGCCCGCCTTGAGGAGGTGTGGGAACGCCGGGACGCAGTGGACCTGGTGGTGCTCGCGTCCCCCAACCGGACCCATGTCCCGCTCGCCACGGCGGCCCTGCGGGCGGGGCTCCCGGTCGTCGTCGACAAGCCGATCGCCGCGACCGCCGCCGAGGCCCGCGCGCTCGCCGCCCTCGCCGCCGAACGCGGCCTCATGCTCTCCGTCTTCCAGAACCGCCGCTGGGACGGGGACTTCCTCACCCTGCGCCGGTTGCTGGCGGAGGGCGTCCTCGGCGACGTCCACCGTTTCGAGTCCCGTTTCGAACGGTGGCGGCCCCGGCTCAAGGGCGGCTGGCGGGAGTCCGGCGACCCGCGGGAGATCGGCGGACTCCTCTACGACCTGGGCAGCCATCTCGTCGATCAGGCGCTGACGCTGTTCGGCCCGGTGGTGCGCGTCTACGCGGAGGCGGACGTGCGCCGCTCGGGCGCGGAGGCGGACGACGACACGTTCATCGCCCTGACCCACGCGGGCGGTGTCCGTTCCCATCTGTATCTGAGCGCGACGGCGGCACAGCTCGGCCCGCGGTTCCGGGTGCTCGGCAGCAGCGCCGGGTTCGTGAAGTACGGGCTCGACCCGCAGGAGGCGGCGCTGCGCGCGGGGGCGCGGCCGGTCGCGGGCGAGCCGTGGGGGGTGGAGGAGGAGTCGTACTGGGGCGGGCTGGGCGCGGGCGAGTCCCCGCTGACGGGCGGCGGGGGTCCGGTGGAGACGGTCCCCGGGGACTATCCGGCGTACTACGCGGCGGTCGCGCGCTCGCTGCGGGAGGGCACGCCGCCGCCGGTGACGGCAGAGGAGGCGGCGGCGGCGCTGGATGTGCTGGAGGCGGCGCGGAGGTCGGCGGAGGCGGGGGTGACGGTGGCGGTGCCGGTGGCGTAG
- a CDS encoding YidC/Oxa1 family membrane protein insertase: MSVFATLVERLAELLQPLFLGSATAAAIVVFTALVRLAVHPLSRAAARGQKASARLAPRVAELREKHGGNPERLRRELADLYAKERTSPVAGCLPSLLQLPAFFVLYHLFSSADIGGEPNELLHHTLLAAPLGDRWTDAVGGGEVLNGAGAVYLVLFAIVTVVAAVNYRRTRKQMAAGPQLQTAAPGMGAMMRFLPLLSFATLITVAVVPLAAALYVVTSTTWSAVERIVLYRDLPAAGALAGPL; this comes from the coding sequence ATGTCCGTTTTCGCCACCCTTGTGGAACGGCTCGCCGAGCTGCTCCAGCCCCTCTTCCTCGGCTCCGCGACCGCCGCCGCCATCGTCGTCTTCACGGCGCTGGTACGTCTCGCCGTCCACCCGCTCTCCCGGGCCGCCGCCCGGGGCCAGAAGGCGAGCGCCCGGCTCGCGCCCCGCGTCGCCGAGCTGCGCGAGAAGCACGGCGGGAACCCGGAGCGGCTGCGGCGGGAGCTGGCGGATCTGTACGCGAAGGAGAGGACCTCGCCGGTGGCGGGCTGTCTGCCCAGCCTGCTCCAGCTCCCCGCCTTCTTCGTCCTCTACCACCTCTTCTCCAGCGCCGACATCGGTGGCGAACCCAATGAGCTGCTGCACCACACCCTGCTCGCCGCCCCGCTCGGCGACCGCTGGACCGACGCCGTCGGCGGCGGCGAGGTGCTGAACGGCGCCGGCGCCGTCTATCTGGTGCTCTTCGCGATCGTCACCGTCGTCGCGGCCGTCAACTACCGCCGCACCCGGAAGCAGATGGCGGCCGGACCCCAACTTCAGACCGCCGCGCCCGGTATGGGGGCGATGATGAGGTTCCTGCCGCTGCTCTCGTTCGCCACCCTGATCACGGTCGCGGTGGTGCCGCTCGCCGCCGCCCTGTACGTCGTCACCAGTACCACCTGGTCCGCCGTCGAACGGATCGTCCTCTACCGGGACCTCCCGGCGGCCGGTGCCCTGGCCGGTCCGCTCTGA
- a CDS encoding fumarylacetoacetate hydrolase family protein, with protein MKLMRVGTAGAERPALLDEDGTTWRDLSGLVPDIDGGLLADPAALERVRAAAEAGDLPVIPSDGVRVGPPLARIGKVVCIGLNYHDHAAETGAEPPAEPVVFLKAADTVVGPYDTVLVPRGSARTDWEVELGVVIGRTARYVADDEDPLAYVAGYTTSHDVSEREFQLERGGTWDKGKNCETFNPLGPWLVTADEVPDPQSLALRLWVNGELRQNGTTGAQIFPVAELVRYVSRFMTLYPGDVINTGTPAGVALGQPEPKPYLRAGDVVEVEVEGLGRQRQRFRDASEVHGG; from the coding sequence ATGAAGCTGATGCGTGTCGGTACGGCGGGCGCGGAGCGACCGGCCCTGCTCGATGAGGACGGGACGACCTGGCGCGATCTCTCCGGGCTGGTCCCGGACATCGACGGCGGCCTGCTCGCCGACCCCGCCGCCCTGGAACGGGTACGGGCCGCCGCCGAAGCCGGTGACCTGCCGGTGATCCCCTCCGACGGGGTACGGGTCGGCCCGCCGCTCGCCCGGATCGGCAAGGTCGTCTGCATCGGGCTCAACTACCACGACCACGCCGCCGAGACCGGCGCGGAGCCGCCCGCCGAACCCGTGGTCTTCCTCAAGGCCGCCGACACGGTCGTGGGCCCGTACGACACGGTCCTGGTGCCCCGGGGCAGTGCGCGGACCGACTGGGAGGTCGAACTCGGCGTGGTCATCGGACGTACGGCCCGGTATGTGGCCGACGACGAGGACCCGCTCGCGTATGTCGCCGGGTACACGACCTCCCACGATGTCTCCGAACGCGAGTTCCAGCTCGAACGCGGCGGCACCTGGGACAAGGGCAAGAACTGCGAGACGTTCAACCCGCTCGGGCCCTGGCTGGTCACCGCGGACGAGGTCCCGGACCCCCAGTCCCTGGCGCTGCGGCTCTGGGTCAACGGGGAGCTGCGGCAGAACGGGACGACCGGCGCCCAGATCTTCCCGGTCGCCGAGCTGGTGCGGTACGTGAGCCGGTTCATGACCCTGTACCCGGGGGACGTGATCAACACCGGCACCCCGGCGGGGGTGGCCCTCGGACAGCCGGAGCCCAAGCCCTATCTGCGGGCCGGGGACGTGGTCGAGGTCGAGGTGGAGGGTCTGGGGCGGCAGCGCCAGCGGTTCCGGGACGCGTCGGAGGTCCACGGCGGGTGA
- a CDS encoding COG4315 family predicted lipoprotein, producing the protein MPRNRSTPWIAATAATLSLLAAGACSGPDGDAPKAQDAPRSTAAKPFPATSVKVADSGLGRILVDGTGRTLYAFTQDRPGTGTCAADCVAAWPALTSTRPVTAGPGTRPALLTRTAHTTGAEQAVYGDWPLYYYVGDALPGDTNGQGVDGEWFTLAADGNLIRTPA; encoded by the coding sequence ATGCCCAGGAACCGTTCGACGCCCTGGATCGCCGCGACGGCGGCCACGCTGTCGCTGCTGGCGGCGGGCGCCTGCTCGGGCCCCGACGGCGACGCCCCGAAGGCGCAGGACGCTCCCCGGAGCACCGCGGCGAAGCCCTTCCCGGCCACGTCCGTGAAGGTCGCCGACTCCGGCCTCGGCCGCATCCTCGTGGACGGCACCGGCCGTACGCTCTACGCCTTCACCCAGGACCGGCCCGGCACCGGCACCTGCGCCGCCGACTGCGTCGCCGCCTGGCCTGCCCTGACCTCCACCCGCCCCGTCACCGCCGGCCCCGGCACCCGCCCCGCCCTGCTGACCCGCACCGCGCACACCACCGGCGCGGAACAGGCCGTCTACGGCGACTGGCCGCTCTACTACTACGTCGGCGACGCGCTCCCCGGAGACACCAACGGCCAGGGCGTCGACGGCGAATGGTTCACCCTCGCCGCCGACGGCAACCTCATCCGCACCCCCGCCTGA
- a CDS encoding CHRD domain-containing protein: protein MQKRVIAAIAGTLVLGVTGASPSVAHGGHGTPGAAGGHSTAGGHHGHGGTAAQGATGFTAPSRGPAVTFAVELSGANEVPTPGGPIVNDPDAKAAGYVQIKGDRVTYALRWNGVVPSLGHIHQGPAGKNGPLKVLMFGAMPDSVDRAAGHVSLTDAKLAEDIRKDPAGFYVNLHSAEFPGGAVRGQLKPTSRPVNPLDILRGGKLTALSNGGQEVPKTDASKVGDPDGHAVTFLNPKGTQVGYSMAWVNIQSPSLGHIHKGAFGKNGDVVLNLFNRPVPEGVFAVSGRLTGQNAATVARVRDYSREYYSNIHTPEFPDGAVRGQLFG from the coding sequence ATGCAGAAGCGAGTCATCGCGGCGATCGCCGGCACCCTGGTGCTCGGTGTCACGGGCGCCTCGCCCTCCGTCGCGCACGGGGGACACGGAACGCCCGGAGCGGCCGGGGGGCACAGCACAGCCGGAGGGCACCACGGACACGGCGGCACCGCCGCCCAGGGCGCGACGGGTTTCACCGCGCCGTCGCGCGGGCCCGCCGTCACCTTCGCCGTGGAGCTGTCCGGCGCCAACGAGGTGCCCACGCCCGGCGGGCCCATCGTGAACGACCCCGACGCGAAGGCCGCCGGCTATGTCCAGATCAAGGGCGACCGGGTGACCTACGCGTTGCGCTGGAACGGAGTGGTGCCCAGCCTCGGCCACATCCACCAGGGCCCGGCGGGCAAGAACGGCCCCCTGAAGGTGCTGATGTTCGGCGCGATGCCGGACTCCGTGGACCGGGCCGCCGGACATGTCTCCCTCACCGACGCCAAGCTCGCCGAGGACATCCGGAAGGACCCGGCCGGGTTCTATGTCAACCTGCACAGCGCCGAGTTCCCCGGCGGCGCCGTCCGCGGCCAGCTCAAGCCCACCAGCAGGCCCGTCAACCCGCTGGACATCCTCCGCGGCGGCAAGCTGACGGCGCTGTCCAACGGTGGCCAGGAGGTCCCCAAGACCGACGCCTCCAAGGTGGGCGACCCCGACGGGCACGCCGTGACCTTCCTCAACCCCAAGGGCACCCAGGTCGGTTACTCGATGGCGTGGGTCAACATCCAGAGCCCGTCCCTCGGCCATATCCACAAGGGTGCCTTCGGCAAGAACGGCGATGTCGTTCTCAACCTCTTCAACCGGCCCGTGCCCGAAGGGGTCTTCGCCGTCTCCGGCAGGCTGACCGGGCAGAACGCCGCCACCGTCGCCCGGGTGCGCGACTACTCCCGGGAGTACTACTCCAACATCCACACCCCCGAGTTCCCCGACGGGGCCGTCCGCGGCCAGCTCTTCGGCTGA